Part of the Leptodactylus fuscus isolate aLepFus1 chromosome 6, aLepFus1.hap2, whole genome shotgun sequence genome, gggggcactatggagacattatactatgtaggggcactatggaggcattatactgtgtggggacactttggaggcactatactgtctgggggcactatggagacattatactatgtggaggtactatggaggcattatactgtgtgggggcactatggagacattactgtgtggaggcactttggaggcattatactgtgtggggacactatggaggcattatactgtgtgggagcactatggaggcattatactgtgtggggacactttgaaggcattatactttgtgggggcattatggaggcattatactgtgtgggaacactatggatgcattatactgtgtgggggcactatggaggcattatactgtgtgggggcattatggaggcattatactttgtgggggcattatggaggcattatactgtgtgtgaacactatggaggcattttactgtgtgggggcactatggaggcattatactgtgtgggggcactatggaggcattatactgtgtgggggcactatggaggcattatactgtgtgggagcactatggaggcattatactgtgtgggagcactatggaggcattatactgtgtgggggcactatggaggcattatactgtgtgggggcactatggaggcattatactttgtgggggcactatggaggcattatactgtgtgggggcactatggaggcattatactgtctggggacactatggaggcattatactgtgtgggggcactatggaggcattatactgtctggggacactatggaggcattatactgtgtgggagcactatggagacattactgtgtgggggcactttggaggcattatactgtgtgggagcactatggaggcattatactttgtgggggcattatggaggcattatactgtgtggggacactatggaggcattatactttgtgggggcattatggaggcattatactgtgtgggaacactatggaggcattatactgtgtgtgggcactatggaggcattatactgtctggggacactatggaggcattatactgtgtgggggcactatggaggcattatactgtgtggaggcactatggaggcattatactgtgtgggggcactatggaggcattatactgtgtgggggcactatggagacattactgtgtggaggcactttggaggcattatactgtgtggggacactatggaggcattatactgtgtgggggcactatgatggcattatactgtctggggacactatggaggcattatactgtgtgggagcactatggaggcattatactgtgtgggggcactatggaggcattatactttgtgggggcattatggaggcattatactgtgtggggacactatggaggcattatactttgtgggggcattatggaggcattatactgtgtgggaacactatggaggcattatactgtgtgtgggcactatggaggcattatactgtctggggacactatggaggcattatactgtgtgggggcactatggaggcattatactgtgtggaggcactatggaggcattatactgtgtgggggcactatggaggcattatactgtgtgggagcactatggaggcattatactgtgtgggggcactatggaggcattatactgtgtgggagcactatggaggcattatactgtttgggggcactatggaggcattatactgtgtgggagcactatggaggcattatactgtgtgggggcactatggaggcattatactgtgtgggagcactatggaggcattatactgtgtgggggcactatggaggcattatactgtgtgggagcactatggaggcattatactgtgtgggggcactatggaggcattatactgtgtgggagcactatggaggcattatactctgtgggggcactatggaggcattatactgtgtgggagcactatggaggcattatactgtgtggtgggggcactttggaggcattatactgtgtgggggcactatggaggcattatactgtgtgggggcactatggaggcattatactgtgtgggggcactatggaggcattatactgtgtgggagcactatggaggcattatactgtgtgggggcactatggaggcattatactgtgtgggggcactatggaggcattatactgtgtgggggcactatggaggcattatactgtgtgggagcactatggaggcattatactgtgtgggggcactatggaggcattgtactgtgtgggagcactatggaggcattatactgtgtggtgggggcactatggaggcattatactgtgtgggggcactatggaggcattatactgtgtgggagcactatggaggcattatactttgtgggggcactatggaggcattatactgtgtgggggcactatggaggcattatactgtgtgggggcactatggaggcattatactgtgtggggcactttggaggcattatactgtgtgggggcactatggaggcattatactgtctggggacactatggaggcattatactgtttgggaacactatggaggcattatactgtgtgggggcactatggaggcattatactgtctggggacactatggaggcattatactgtgtgggggcactttggaggcattatactgtgtgggggcactatggaggcattatactatgtgggggcactatggaggcattatactgtgtgggggcactatggaggcattatactgtgtgggagcactatggaggcattatactgtgtgggggcactatggaggcattatactgtgtgggggtactatggaggcattatactgtgtgggggcactatggaggcattatactgtttgcaaCAGCCCTGTCTATAATACAGTGGAATAAGACATTAGGGAGTCTGGCATTTTACCAAACAAAGTAGTGAGGCATTCTGCACTATATTGTCCAGATTTTGTGATTCGTCAACAGGGGGGCAAATATTTTACAGCACATGTCGCTCTATTTCTTATGTTTCTTAAGGGTATATCTTGTGAAGCCGCGCCCAATTAAAGTCACACTCCCAAAGAACCCCTAAAAAAAACATCCATCCTCCTCAATTTTTAGTGCTGGCAAGTATGTTATGACCTACTTGCAAATCCAATGTAAGTAGTCTAGAGAGAATGTAATAAACTCTATTAATTATACAGATCTGAATAGATGTGTCTAAAGGGCCAAAGAAACGTCACTAATATCATATCTATAGATGTCTGACACCCCTACCAATCAGATGACATACagataatggagcaggaagcagacagctctgttttctGTGTAGTGCAACTTCATACCTGCAGCGtatgtcccattcaagtgaatgtacgCTGATCTGCAGTTCCCTGGTTTGGCCACAactcagagaatggagctgtctgcttcctgctccattctctgtgtatcagcgaGCACAGAAATAGGTTATCCATCTTTAGCACTTCTTCGAGCTCCTGAGATACCTCTGCAAACATGATGGACTCATTTTCTTAGTAGTAGGAATAAGCAAGGTTCTTAAAACTTGGATATAAATTTTTcccaactcttttttttttatgtagcacTTTAAGGTTTAGCCACTCCTCCAAGTCGTTAAATTTACAAAGTCATGACAAAGCTGTAGAAGATACGACATACTGGTAGATCATTCTTTTGATACACTATCTCTCTCTGCAGGAACCGGAAGTGTCTTAAACCACATGAAACTATTTGATGTAGATGCCACAGGTCATTCTTCTGTTAGTCACGGAATCCTTATAGCGTGTGATACATTAGCTGCTTAGGGCTGTACCGCTAACTTGTATGGCTTATCATAGTTAAGAGTGGACCACCTGGACGTAtctggtagatagatagatagatagatagatagatagatagatagataaaacttCTTACAACTAAGAAAAATCTAGTTTGTAGATCAGACTTTAAGCTTTAACGTTCCGTCATTTCCGGAGTTCACACATTTTGTACATCGAACGCTACGCAGGAAATTATAAGAAAAGCCTCCGATACTGAAATTACTGGGGACAGAAGAAGCAGGATCGAAATATCTCCAGGTAGGacatagaacatatatatatatatatatatatatatatatataccggccTTTAGACTTATTGTATTCACTATGATTTAAGACTATTCATGTGACTTTGATAGACAGTAGTTAATGGGAGACCTAGCAAGGACATCGAAACGTGAGGGTGTTCTATAGGTGGTCTTTGATGGTTCCAGTAGACAAAGAGGTTGATTCATCGAAATGATCTCTTTTAGATTGGACACTAACTTGGCCCATCCGACCCCACCTCTCTATGAGctccaatccctttaataagactTATAGTCAGTGGTTGTTCCTTATTCTGCATAAGTGATAGCAAGAAACACGTCAGGATGATTCATATTATTTTGATGTTTCATAATTTCCAATAACTCAGAATCCATTTAATCCAAAAGATGATTCATTATTACAGGGGTATAGCTGAAGGGGTAACTAGGGTATTTGCCTTGTGGTTGGTTGGGTCAGGGTGAGATACTTTTATTTATGTAGATGAACCTTAGCTCCGGGTGAAGGAAAACCTAGCACCAGCTCAGATTATAGGAAGCTTAGGCTAAGCTCACATCCGCACCGCTGGAGACTTGGTGAAGACTTGCCCCatgatagtctatagggtctgcttAAGTGATACAAGACGTGCGCAgaagtgaacccagccttaccctACATGGTTAAGATATGTGTTTTAaagtaatatctatatatataaaactcaaatcctgtagtagtctgctctatacaaaccCACAGTTCTCGCCAGATTTTGGGTGAAATttccatcggtatgcaaatgagttctctcgcagcactggaggcgggccccagcgcttaaacagcactgtgggcgtccccaatgctacaaaagaactttccagcgccgcctccatctttttcaggaacgggctctcttcgcgtcttcttccggcgctgtttgagcgctggggcctgcttccagtgctgcgagagaactcatttgcatatcgataaaaaacgggatttctacggaacggcagcgcggagaaaacatctttcttaaggctattcctatgtgttagggacaaaaaattgagttttaattataggatccctttaagagtctcctGCCCAATGTTTTAAAGCCTCTGTtcttatgggaaactctaagggagcaaatgtttttattccgcgtattcctttgctaccaagcgacaggcccttcaattttaagcgtctgcagttcccaatccgactagcatttgctatgactataaacaaagcacaaggtcaatcaaaaagtagccggcattaatttggagagcccacgtttttcacatggactgttgtacgttgcttgctctagagtgggtaaccccaaaaatctttttgtatacaggtatgcacctgaaggtaaaacaagaaacattgttaccaaaaagccccacaatagatagttgtgtaaccggaaaccaatgttactcttttgtctgtgagcTACTGATAGATGACACTGGAGGGTGGGGGAAAGGGCTTCACGACAAATTAgcaaaatgacaaaataataaaaatttaacgtggaaaaaaaagatttgagAATGTAAATtttagtaaattttcattttagcATAACGAACAATTTCACATATTTTCcgtgggtattctactagtaacaTTATATTTCATGAATGGTGGGATCTAGTAGTCGTCTTATCCAATGAGATCTTGATGTTTCATGATTGTTACATTTTAAGACCTGTTTCTGCTTCACAGGAGATGACAACTCAGCCAACCTCCATCTTTAACGTCAGTGCAACTCATGGAACAACCATCCAAATGCCCTCATCGTCCCTCAACTTAGCATCGGCCACACTCTTATTTTTAACCTTTGCTTTTGGGCTTGTGGTCAACACCTTGTACCTCTGGGTGCTTTGGTTCAAGATGAACAGAACTGTCAACACCACCTTGTTCTTCCACCTAATTTTGGCCTACCTCATGTGTACCTTTGTGTTCCCCTTCGCGGGAGTCTATTTAATCATGGAACCACATTGGGTGTTTGGCCTCTTCCTCTGCAAACTCATCAACTCATTTCTGTCCCTAGCCATGTACGTGGCCGTCTTTTTCCTGACCGTTATTAGCGTGGATCGGTACTGCTTGGTCTTTCACCCACATCCATACAAAAAGTATATGAACCCCCGTTCTGCTTCCATCACATGCCTTCTATGTTGGGTTTTGGCTTTTGGTCTTACGACGCCATACTTGGTATTCCGTCAAGTGAGATATGAGGACAATGTTACGATATGCTACAATGACTACACTCTCTCGGGGAAGTGGGACCAAAAGAAAGTGAAATGGGTCTTGTTCAGCACCCGCTTGCTCATGGCCTTTGTCATTCCTTTTTCCATTATTACATTTTGCTATTTAAAAATATTCATCAAGATGAAGAGAGAAAGTCTCGCTAGGTCTAGTAGACCTTACCGAATAATCTTCATAGCTATTCTATCTTTCTTCATCTCCTGCACACCTTACCATATCTGGTATGGAATGAACGTTGAGAAGGACAAGTTTCAGCAAAGCATCCTGACGTCACTGCAAGCATTATCAACATGTCTGATCTGTATGAACAGTTGCCTTACCCCGGTTCTCTACTTGTTTATTGTGGAGAGTTTCAAAAACATGTTCAAGAAGTCTATCCTGGCCGTCATTGAGGCAGTGGTCGATGAAACATTCACCTCAACAAATTCTCCGGGGGGGGGTTGGACTTCATTGAGGAGATCCAACTTGTGTATgaagtcttaggcctggttcgttttctgtttggggggtccgcttggggacccccccaaaaaagaaacctatacgcattaaaaagaggttagcTAAAACCACAAGaacctcataaactataatgtggTCAATGTGGTTTCCGGAGTGCTGCTTATAATGCGTATAGACttccatttgggggatccccaagcgaacACCCCaagcagaataccgaacgcagatgtgaaccaggcccatGGGACTATTTTACACTGTGCAAACTAGCTCTTCTCCAGATGGAAGATATTTGTCTCTCTAGTGCCTCCTATAGGTAGCTAGAGATGTGCCCACCCTTCACTTAGCTAAAATTTGGCTATGGACCTCAGTTTCGATGGAATCCCATATATTACAATATTGCAACATTCTAACAAACCTTTGAAAGGATACAAATCACAACACAACGACTGAGTGGCCCCACATAGACCCCTATAGCATATTACTTTATGatatctgattcgaacagccactcactgttcgactgttcgaatggatttcgaaccgcattatagtctatggggggaaatgctcatttcaggggtacgcaaaattcaataaaattatacttaccaagtccacaagtgacggtcgggctggattctccttgacatCTTCTCCCGGCGTAGGGTCCCCGCGGCatattccggctggaattcactctgcctaggcatcggggcctaggcagagccgactgcgcatgcgagggcatgcccgcgcatgcgcagtcggctctgcctaggccggatgcctaggcagagtgaattccagccggaagacgccgcggggacgctgcacgaagaagacttctaaaggtaagagaagaaccagcattgattggcagaatgtatagcattctgccaatcaacgctgggtctgcatcgaaccttaaatttcaaacagctagtagtgttcaatcaagtacgagtatctcgaataccgtagtattcgatcaaacacctactcgattgaacactactcgctcatctctattgtgaaCATCTCGGTACTACGACTTCAATGTGAATATGAATGTAGAAAGCGCCCCCAGTGGCATCTACATGAATAGACCTCTACCTGCATTTCTATAATACAACAGatgacaaaaatatttttttttatttttgagacACAAAACAGCACATACGAGAAGAACGAACATTCACATATGGCCAAGCCAGTCCGCAAAGGACACAAGCAATTACAACCGAATAAAACATGAAGTACATAAAAGAACACACGAGCTTGTTCCCTTCGAGTCTGGACTCTCACAAGCGCTTTTTACTGCTTTTCGGAGTGTTGTCCTCCCGCAGAGTTTTTGTTACTTTACATAACATTTTTACTTTTCAAATTTTGgtgtttttctatttttcctATTCTTATGGATTCaccaaagcttctttttttttttttttttttttttttctttttgcatttttaactggaattttttccatgaaaaatacaattaaaaaacaaTGTCACCTTTTATACGTGTCATTTCAGTCCAAATTGATGGCTACATGGAAACATTATATCAAATATCTTATGTTCTTTACAGATAAAAATCTTTATtaaattctaaatattttttaGACAAATTGTCTTGGTGGAATTTGACATAGTCATTGTAAGGCATCCTGAAGGCCAAATGGAAACCAGATGGCGTTGAAGGGtaaagttttttggggggttttaatgGAATTTACAATTAAGAATTGAATTTCCTGCAATCATAACTCAGTTAGAACCAAAATGTGGATAACTTATTACTGGAAGATGTCATTTTTTTGGAAATATCAAGTttccaaaaagaagaaaaagtggCTGTTCTCTGTTGCGAAATTTGAGATGTTTTACATACCACTGCCCTGAATAGTCACATGAATTTGATTTTCTGTTTTCCATTTCGTTCAATGGAGTCTTCTGCAGTcaactggaaaccatcaacaagctgttTTTGACAGATCTGATAGTCTTAGGAGTCTCTTCTACTTAGTACTTTGAGGGCGTTAGGGTGAATGTATTGTATCTTCTCTAATTTTCTGATATATTATGACTTTCtattagggttgagatttcaggatcgatattaaaatttgatttccgatcattttccagccgatcccgatcgtgaaatttgctcgatcactgatcgggatccaattgctcccgatcgctcaaccctattcatgataaacacatgagtagggttgagccgatcttgagataacctccgacctcaatccctcCGGaagagattgggatcggaattccaatcgtgatcgtgaaatttactcgattgccgatcggaatccgatcttttctgatcccgatcgctcaaccttacttTCTATGCACAACTTTTTAAAATGTTTCTATTGTCAGTGAATCAAAATATTGGGGTTTATTAAAGCTAATATATCTGACaacaatttcaataaaaatttgtttaGAAGATTACACCCTTTggcacaggggtgggcaattaattttcccatggggccacatgagaaatggcaaatttagctccacccacttctccgcctactccgcccattctcaatcatttttccatgtgtc contains:
- the LOC142209182 gene encoding putative G-protein coupled receptor 33, whose translation is MTTQPTSIFNVSATHGTTIQMPSSSLNLASATLLFLTFAFGLVVNTLYLWVLWFKMNRTVNTTLFFHLILAYLMCTFVFPFAGVYLIMEPHWVFGLFLCKLINSFLSLAMYVAVFFLTVISVDRYCLVFHPHPYKKYMNPRSASITCLLCWVLAFGLTTPYLVFRQVRYEDNVTICYNDYTLSGKWDQKKVKWVLFSTRLLMAFVIPFSIITFCYLKIFIKMKRESLARSSRPYRIIFIAILSFFISCTPYHIWYGMNVEKDKFQQSILTSLQALSTCLICMNSCLTPVLYLFIVESFKNMFKKSILAVIEAVVDETFTSTNSPGGGWTSLRRSNLCMKS